CTGTCTCGGACGGGAACTGTATCTGCGCCTGAGTCCAGTTGTTCTGCCACAGCATGTAGTTGAACATGTAGCTCAGCTGCTGGGTTGGGTAGGTGCCCGGCAGGTAGTCTGACCCGAAGGTATGGGTATCGATGGGCGGGTTGGCGTTGCTTAGGCAGTCTCGGGTGCTGTCACTGGGGCACAAGAAGATCTGCACGTTCTTGACATAGGCCATGCACGGATCGACGTAGCCGCCATGCGGCCAGTTGGGCCACCCGGCGCACCCGCTCACGGCATCGCCCCAGCCGGCGCTATCGCCGCGTGGAAAGCGTTCATCGAAGTCCTGGCTGTACTGCAGGAGGGCCAGAGCCATCTGCTTGACATTGCTCAGACAGCTCGACTGCCGGGCTTTCTCCCGGGCCTTGGCGAAGACGGGGAAGAGGATTGCGGCGAGGATCGCGATGATCGCGATGACAACCAACAAC
The DNA window shown above is from bacterium and carries:
- a CDS encoding DUF1559 domain-containing protein translates to MAKRGFTLIELLVVIAIIAILAAILFPVFAKAREKARQSSCLSNVKQMALALLQYSQDFDERFPRGDSAGWGDAVSGCAGWPNWPHGGYVDPCMAYVKNVQIFLCPSDSTRDCLSNANPPIDTHTFGSDYLPGTYPTQQLSYMFNYMLWQNNWTQAQIQFPSETVLICEGARRPYIYLNTTTGMLDHTQSRLRDACRHNEGMNVGMVDGHAKWFRANALSLVRYQ